The segment CTACAACTTCATCTAATTCAAAAGGTTTACATATATAATCATCCGCACCAGTATCTAAACCTAAAATTCTTTGATCTAATCTATCCCTTGCAGATATAACTAAAATAGGAAGATTTTGTTGAGAGTTACGTAGCTTTTTTATAATATCGATTCCATCAATACCAGGAAGACCTAAATCTAAAATAAGAAGGTCATAAGTAGATGTTTCTAAAGCAAAAAGTCCTTCATCACCCTCATAAAAAACGTCTGCAATAAAACCTATCTCTTTTAATTTTTTATATATACCATCTGCTAAAGTTTCATTGTCTTCAAGGATTAATAGTTTCATAAGTAGATTCTACCATAAATTAATGAGACATAAAAACTGGCAAGGTTGAATTTTCTAATAAGTACCTTGTTGCGCCACCAAACATAAGCTCTTTTAAGCCCTTATGTCCGTAAGAACCTGCAACAATTAAATCAAAATTTCCATCAAGAGCTGAATTTAAAAGCGCTTGTCCTGGTATCCTTGTTGTTTTAACAATCTCATAACTTGCATCAATTCCATGATGTAAAAGGTATTCCCTTAATCTATTCATTTTTTCTAAATCATCAGTATACTCTTCTGAAGAGACTATGTGTACTCTTTGAGCTTGTTGTAAAATATCAATTGATGAAGTAACTGCTCGTGATGCTTCAGGGGAATTGTTCCATCCAATAATGATTGAGTCCGTTTTAAAATTTCTCATTACTCTAGGGAACATAAGTACACATTTACCACTTTTTAACACTGCCGTTTCAAAAGTTGCAGTTGTAACACCAGAAGGAGGAGCTGCTGCTATAACTAAATCACAAAACTTTGACTCTTGTTCAACTAGGGAGCTTCGCAAACCTTCTTTTATATTTAAAAAAGTATTTGCTTCGTTTTCAAGAGCTTTTTGTGAAACTTTTATATTTACATCGGCTGCTATTTTCTCAAATAACTCTTGCATCTGATGATTTTCATCATCTAATTTCGTATCAACTACTTCATCAATCTTTTGCATAATATCTTTAGGTATTGATAGTGCTTTATATATACTCATATTTGTTTTTAGTCCACATTTCAAAACTTCAAGACTTACTTTAAAATGTTTTGCAATTAAAAAAGCTCCGTAAAGTCTCTCTTCTAATTCATCTCCACCACCAATAGGGAAAAATAGTTTTTTATATTTCATAAATAATCCTTTCTAAAGATATTATGAGATTATAAAAAATAAGTCTGTCATGAAACTTGCATAAATTCAAAAAGATAAATCAATCAAAAATTTATATAAAAGAAGAAGTGATATAATATAGAAAGCCTATAAATTAGGCTTTCTAAAGAAAAGTAGAAACAAATCCAATAAGTCCACCAAAAACGGCTCCCCAAATAACTAACCAACCAAGATGTTCTTTTATCATCTCTTGAACTATCTCTTTAACCATTTTTGGAGTTAGTTCATCTAATCTTTTTGTAACGATTAAACTTAATTTTTCATGGATATCTTCATTTAAAGCTTCTGTTTTCATTGCTTCTTCTAAAACTTTTTGGAAAGAATCACTTTGTGATATTTTTATAATTGAAACTTGTAGTTTTTTAGTAAAAGGCTCCTTTAAAGGCTCAAGTGCCGATTCTCCACCAAACATTCCAAGCATACCACCAAATGGTGATTCTATAACTGCTTCTTTTAAGGAGTCATAGGCAGGGGTAAAATCTGTTTTATTTAAAATAGATTCAAAATCAACAGTATTTTTTACACTACTCATCTCATCTTCAAAAAACTTTTTTAAGTTTTGAGGACTAAAAAATTGCTCCATTATTAGATTATGAATTGATGCTTTAAAAGTATCAAACTTTTTTTCTATAACTCCACTTCCATAAAGATATGGCACCTTTTCAAAAAGCATATGGATAGCCAAAGTATTTGTAATAGCTCCACTAAAGGCAAAAAGCCCAATTGTAAAAATTGTATCGTTTTGTGTACTATAACCAAAAGCTAAAAGAAGAATAGTAAATATATTTGTGAGATCTGATTTGTTCATTAAATCCTCCTATTTTATAAAAATTGGATTTTAACATAAAGTATGTAAATAGTTAATTTTGGGAAGCTAAAACCATTTGTAACTTAGATGTAATGGATTTGATTTAGAATTGCATATTCTAAGGAGATAAAATGATTGATGTGCAAAAAGAGATTGAAAAAAAGTTTCCAAAGCTTGCTAAGAAACCTAATTTTTTAAGTAAATCTTTGATTAAAATTGCAAAAAAAGTAATCCATGAAGATTCTGTAAATGAATTTTTAAAAAATAATGCTCACCTAAAAGGTTTTGAGTTTGTAGATGCTGTGTTAGACTTTTTTGATTTTGATTATACTGTTTCAAGTAATGATATTCAAAATATCCCTCCAACAGGAAAAGTTGTAATTATTGCTAACCATCCATTAGGAGCATTAGATGCCTTATCACTATTAAAACTAGTAGGAACTGTAAGAACTGATGTAAAGATTGTTGCAAATGATTTTTTAAATGGAATTGATGCCTTAAAATCACTATTAGTTCCAGTTGATAACTTTAAAGCTAGACAATCAAAAAAAGATGTTCAAGCTATTTATGATACTTTAAATGATGATTGTGCAGTTATAATTTTTCCAGCAGGAGAAGTGAGCCGTGCAGGAGCAAAAGGGATTAAAGACCCAATTTGGAATAAAGGCTTTTTAAATTTTGCTATAAACTCTAATGCTCCAATTTTACCAATATTTATTGGTGGGAAAAACTCTAAAACATTTTATACAATGTCAGTAATAAATAAAACATTTTCTACTTTACTTTTATCAAATGAGATGTTTAATAAAAAATCAATGACTATACAAATAAAAATTGGTGAACTAATCCCAAATGATAATATCAAACCTAGAGGTTTAGACAAAAAGGTTATTGTAAATCTTTACAAAAAACATCTTTACTCTTTAAAGAAAGGTAAAAAATCTTATTTCTTAACACAAAAAGCCATAGCCCATCCACAAAAAAAAGACCAACTAATTAAAGAATTAAAAAAGTCACAATTAATTGGTGAAACAAAAGATGGTAAAAAAATTTATTTATATGATTATGAAGATGATTCTATTGTGTTAAAAGAGTTAGGAAGATTAAGAGAACTTTCATTTAGAAAAGTTGGAGAGGGTATAAATAAAAAAAGAGATACCGATAAATATGATATTTATTACCAACATATAATTCTTTGGGATGAAAACGACTTAGAGATTGTAGGTTCATATAGAATAGGAAATGGTGATTTTATAAATAAAAATATTGGTATTAAAGGTTTTTATTCAAATTCACTTTTTAAATATAACAAAAGATTTGACAAATATTTAAATGATTCAATTGAACTTGGGAGAAGTTTTGTTCAACCAAAATATTGGGGAACTAGAGCCTTAGATTATTTATGGTATGGAATTGGAGCTTATTTAAGAGCAAATCCACAAATCAAGTATATGTTTGGACCAGTATCAATCTCTGGGACTTTCCCCAGTAGTGCAAAAGATATGATGATTTTTTACTACTCACACTATTTTTCAAATGATAAAGAATTGGTTGAATCAAAACTACCATACCAATACTCTTCACATATTCAAGACTTAAAAGATATGTTTGTTCTTGATGATAAAAAAGAAGATTTTAAAAGATTGAAATCAACCCTGTCAAATATGGGGGTTGCTGTTCCTACACTATTTAAGCAATATGCGGATATTTGTGAAGATGGTGGAGTTAAATTTTTAGGGTTTAATGTTGATACAGATTTTTCTGATTGTGTTGATGGTTTTATTTTAGTAGATGTTGAACAAATAAAACCAAGTGCAAGAAAAAGATATATTGGAGAATAAACTCCAATATATTTTTACTCTTTTTCTTCCTCTTTAATAAAGTTTAATCTACACTCTTTTGTTTCATTAACAAGTGCACGTGCGACTACATCATCTTCAACAATAATATGTTCTAAGTGAAGATTTTTTAAGTCCTCTTTTTCACTAAATCTAGTTACTTTAACAATTGTTTTTGTATTTTTTGTTAAGTCATCTATTACTTCACAAATTAGATGTACTTTTTCTGCATTATCAATTGCCACAATTACTGCGCAAGCATTTTTAATATTTACAGATTCAAGTATATGTTTATGTGCCGCATTACCAAATAAAATTGGTTCATCATCTTTATAACCCATTTCAAAATATTTTAAATTATGCTCAATAATTATATATTCATGACCATCTTCTCTTAAATTGTGTGCAATCTCTTGCCCTAAATGTCCAAATCCAATCACTACAATATGACCTTTTGTATCTTTATCAATATTATATGTATTTTGAATTTGCATTGGATCTTCAGGGACTAAATTAGCAGCCAATGAAGATAGATTTTTAAGAACAATTGGTGTTAGAATCATTGAGATTACAATTGTTACTATTAAAATCTGAGAATATGTTGGATTGATTAAACTATTACTTCTAGCAAGTTCTAAAATAGCTAAAGAGAATTCTCCAATTTGAACTAATGAAACTGCAGTTTTAAAAGCAACTCTTCTTGTATCATCAATTCTTACAATAGTATAAATAATTACATATTTAAGAATTAAAAGAATAGGAAGTAAAATCAAGATTGTAAAGATATTTTCAGCAATTACTGAAAAGTTTATTTGCATACCAACTGTTATAAAGAAAACTCCTAATAAAAGGTTCCTAAATGGTGTAAGGTCAGCTTCAACTTGATGTTTAAATTTTGTTTCACTAATCATCATACCTGCAACAAAAGCACCTAAGGAATGGGTAAATCCAAAATAATGTGCCATATAAGATGAACCAATTGCTATAAGCAAAACAGAAGCAACAAACAATTCATCAGATTCTGCTTTAGTAACATGTTCAAAAAATGGCTCTAGTAAATATTTACCAACTAAATATAAAAGTGCTAATAATACAAGTGCAGCAATAGTTGTATCAAAGATAATTTTTAATGCAGATTGATCATCCCCTGCTGTAAAAAAAGATATTAAAAGTAAAATTGGAATTACTGCAATATCTTGCATAATCAAAATTCCAAGAACCCTTTGTCCATGTCTTTTTTTAATATCATTTGTCTCATTATAAGTTTTTAATACAATTGCCGTTGAAGATAAAGATAAAGCTGCACCTATAATAAGTGAAGTTTGAAAATCAAAACCTAAAACATACTGACAAATAATTACCACAAAGGCTGTAGTTACAAATATTTGTAATGAACCAGTAAAGAAAACCTCTTTTCTCATCCTTTTTAAATGTTCAATTGAAAACTCTAAACCAATTGTAAACATTAGAAAAACAACACCAAATTCAGCAATCTCTTTTAAGGTATAATTATTAACTGCTTCATGCAAGTTAAAAACATAAGCTATTATTGTACCTGTAACTATATATCCTATAATTGTAGGTAAATGAAACTTCTTTAATATGATATTTACTACTATTGCAATTAGTAGTGTTGAAACTATAATCCCTAACATCTTTATCCCTATAGATAATGCATTTGTTTGTAACCCTCAACTCTTTTTTTATAAGCTGAGTTCAACATTGCATTTTTATTATCAAGAAAATCTATTGCTAAACACTCTTGATTTCCTCTACCTATTCTTCCTAAATACTGAACCAATCTTCCATAATAAGAGATTGGCGTAGCAAAAATAATCGTATTTAGATGGGGAAAATCTATCCCCTCCCCAAAATAAGAAGTTGTAGCTAAAATAAGAGCACTTTTATCAACTAAAGCCATCTTTTCTTCTTGCTCTTTTTTATTTAAACTTCCATGAATAGAAACAAAATCTAAGCCCTCTTCTAAAAGCTTACTTTCTAAAATATTTATATGCTCAATTCTATCAGTTAAAACTAAAATTTTTCTGTTTTTATTTATTTTTATTTGATCAATTAAAAGATTATTTCTTTTTTCATCCCTTGAAAGCTCATTTATTAACTCTGCATATGTATCAGCAGTACTTTCAAAATCTGTTCGTATTATTTCTAATTTATTTTTAAAAGTTCTTTTTTTCTTATGCTCATAGGCTATTTCACCTAACTGTTCAATTAAAATTGGATCAAGACCATCTTTTCTTTTAGGTGTAGCACTTAAACCTAAAATATATTTTCCAAAAAACTGCTTTACAATTTGCTCAAAGGTTATTGCAGGGATATGGTGACATTCATCAACAATTACAAAAGAGTAGTTATTTATCACATCTGTGTTGTTTTTTAAACTTTGCATCGTTGCAACATCTAAATTGCCATTTAGTTTGTTTTTCCCTTTACCTAAATAACCTATATCTTTTTTTGTATAGCCAAAATAATCAACAAATCTATCAATCCATTGGGTAAGCAACATGTTTTTATTTACAATAATAAGTGTTTTACAAGCTCTTAATTCAAACATTTTTGCCCCAAGAAGTGTTTTCCCAAAACCTGGAGGTGCGACACAAATAGAAAAATCTTTTTTACTTATCTCTTTAATTGCTTTTTTTTGCTCATCTCTTAGTTCAAATTTTATCTTTTTTGTTTCAATTTTTTCAAATTGTGTTTTATTTTCTATTATAAAATTTGCATTATTTTCTTCTAAAAACTCTTTTACCTTATAAACTAAACCCCTAGGAAGTTTTAAATAAACATCATCTTCTTCAAAGCTTTTTATTTGTCTAGGAGTGTTATATAAAGGTTTCCTAAGACTTAATAAAACTTTTATTTGTGGATTATCAAATGTTGCAAAACTTTTTAATTTGTTAATTAAACTTTTTGATAAATTTTTAGTTGGGATATAAACAAAGTCATAAAGTTTGATTTGTAATTTAAAACTTGGAAACTCTATATCTTCAAACATATAACTTGTACTATTTACAGTTTTAAAATTAACATATTTTAAAACTGTGTCTTTACTAACTTTTTTTACTCTTTGTAAAATTTCCCATTGGTCTTTATATACTGTTTTTGTTTGTGGGTTAAAAAAAAGTGTTTTATTCTCTTGTCTAAATTTTAAATGTAAAGGTAACTCTACATAATCACCTAAATTAGCATTTGTAACAAACTCATTATTGGGTAAAATTCTTGCACTAATATGTGCTTTTTTTAAAATATATTCAGCAAAGTTTTTTACATTTTTTGTTTCGATTTTCTCTTCAAAAAATATCCATAAAAAGCAAGACTTGTAAGAGCTATATTCAAATAGAAAATTTGTTTTTAACATAGAAAAAGTCTCTAAAATCTTTGATATATCATTTTCTAAAATTTCAAAGACCACATACTTTGATTTGTTTTCACTATCAACTAAATAAGAAGCTAATTGTATTTGTCCCCTTAAATGGCTTTCTATATCTTTATTTGAAATAGGGATATAGTCATTTCCTTTAAAGGTTCTTGTAACTGGATAAAAACTTTGTTTTTGTCCATCTTTACTTATCCATTTTTTTGCAAAAATATCTTCTCTATTTATAAATAAAGTTTTAAAAAGTTCAATCTTTTCAAATTTGTTTAATTGCCTTGTAGGTTTATTTTCTTGTAGTTGTTGTTCAAGAAGCTTTATCTCTTCTTCTATTTTTTGTTTCTGAGAATAAAGCTTTTTTAATTTTTCATGAATTTTGATCATGCTTAATTTGGTGAGCTGGAGTTAATATAATATTATTGATTTTATTTTCAACTTCATCATATCTACTTTCAAGTTTAGAACCTTTTCTAATACCTTGTCCTTCAAACTTTCCATTTTCTTCTATAATTAATTCATTGTATTTCATATTACCAATCACTTTACCCTCAGGTAAAATTTGTACCTCATTACAATCAATCTTTCCATCAAGAAGCCCACTTACAATTAAGTTATTAGCTTTTATATCACCAATTACTTCACCTGTTTTACCAATTGAAATTAAATCAGCTTCAAGGATTACACCCTCAAATTTTCCATCAATATGAACACTTCCTTCAGTGGTAATTCCACCAATAATACATGTCCCCTGTGCTATAACTGTTGCACCATTCTGTACTGTTCGTTTATTAGCCTTACCAAAGATTCCCACTGAATTCTCCTCTCTTTTTTGAAAATTGTTTCATATGTTTTAAAATCCCATCTTATAAATTCTCTTGGATTCAATACCATTGACCCAAATCTTATCTCATAGTGTAAATGTGGTGCTGTACTACTTCCACTATTACCACTTAAGCCTATCTCTTGATTTTTTCTTATTATATCACCAACTTTAACATTTGTCTTGTTTAAATGAGCATAAACCGTTTGAAATCCAAAATTATGTTGAATTTTAATAACTCTACCAAAACCACCTCTATCTTTTGATTGTACAAAACTTACAACTCCATCTGCAGTTGAATAAACTGGAGTTTTTCTTTTTGCCCTTAAATCAATCCCTTTATGAAAAGTTTTTTTCTTTGTAATGGGATGAACTCTATACCCATATCTTGAAGTTATAGTTGATTCTTTTAAAGGTGCCCCACTAGGGATTGTTGTCAACATAAATAGTTTTAACTTTTCACTTATAGATTTTAAAGTTTCTTTTGATATCTCTTCTTTTTTATCTTCTACATTTTTAAGACCAATCATCTCTTCAATATGATCAAGCTTTGAACTTAAAGCCTCAATATCTTCAACTTTACCTTTTATTTGCATAGAATAAAATTGATTTTGAGCTTGTAGTTTTTTCTCTTTTTCATTTAGAGTTTCAATTTCAATCTCTTTTAATTCAATTTCTCTTTCTTTTTGCGTCTTTAAATCATCCATTTCTTCATTTAGTTCTTTTATAAACCAAAATGCACCTGCGATAATTAAAGTGGTAACAAGAATAATAAGAACGATAAGTTTTTTTGCAATTTGATGAATATTAAATGCTCTTGTTCCTTTAACATCAGAAATTGTAATTATTAATCTATCTTTCATTAAACCCCATATCTTTAATAAATTTTTCCACAACTAAAAAAGAACCAAAGACTAAATATTCTTCATCTTTTTTTATTTCTAGATTATATTTTATTATTATATTCAAATTTTTACAAATTTCTAATAAATTATTTTTATCAACTATTCTTTTATCATTAAGTTCTAGTATAGTTATTTTAGAAATTATAGGTTTCAGTATAGAAAGAACTGTTTGAAAATCTTTATCTTTATATGAATTATAAATTAAATTTACTTTTTTATTTTCAAACTCTTTTACCAAAACTTTTGCTGCTAAAGGGTTGTGTCCTACATCAATTGTAATATTTGGTGTAATTTTTTGACATCTTCCAAAAAGCTCAACATCATCAAAAAGTTTTGTATCAATATCAATTTTTAGTTCATTTAAAGTTTCGATTACTAAATGAAGATTTAGCTTTAAGTAGTTTGCAAATTTATTATTTAATTGATATTTGTCAAATTGTTTAACATTTTGTATAAGTATATCTTTATCAAATTCATCTTTTAATTCTTTAACTAAACTATTTGCAACTCCATAAACTTCATCATGAATTTGATATCCAATAATCATTTTTCTATCTACTGAACGCATCTTAGTTTTTGCAATTTGTTCAATACTATTTCCTAAAAATGCCTGATGGTCTAAATCAATTGTAGTAATTAAAGATAAATCATTTTTTACAACATTTGTTGCATCAAACTCTCCACCAAGTCCAGCTTCTAAAACAATATAATCAAAACCATCACATAAAATAAAAGCTAACAAAGTTGTATACTCAAAATATGTTAATTTCTCTAAAAGGTTAATTGGTAAATATTTTTGTAGTTTTTTATTTGCAAAATCAAGTTCAAAATCACTTGAATCTTTACCATTTATCCATATTCTTTCATTAAATTTTAAAATATGAGGAGAACTATAATGAAGAGTTTTATATGATTTTTTATTTAAATAGTGGGCTAAAAATCTTCCTATACTTCCCTTACCATTTGTTCCAACTATGTGGATTACGTATGGTAAGGTAATATACTTTGAGATTAGATGAAAAGATTTTTTTACAATAGAAAAATCTATCTTTTCATAATACATTGTTTTATGACTTAAAACCTCTTTTAAAGAGGCAGTTTTAAAATCCATTGTTTACTTTTTAAAAGATTGAACAGCTATAGTGGAGATTACGTCTTCTAAAGCTTCACTAGCAGCACTTTTAATCGCTTCAAATCTTCTTGTATCTGTAATAGTAGTTCCTGAATCAATTGAAAAATCATAATCCCCAGAAACGCTAAACGATTTTTTATTTAATCCATTATCATAATCTACTGCAATTTTTACAACAGCTTTATATAATTTGTTATATCCTGAATCATCATCTTGTAAAACTTGTAAAGATACAGCTGAAAGTTTTAAATCCATAATTGTATCAGCAAGTTTTCTATCATAAACAAGTTTTGAGTCAAGTCTATGTACTAAAAGTTCATTCATAGCATCTTTTATTAATACTGTATTTCTTGGGTCTCTTAAATCAATTATAAGATTTACAAAGATTTTTTCACCCAACTCTTTTTTTACGTATGTAGTTGATGGTTTATATCCACAAGCAGTTAAAAATAATACTAAAAAAAATGAAACTAGTAATTGACTTAACTTCACACCTATCCTTTTATAACAAGGTTAACTAATTTATTTGGAACAACAATCTCTTTTATTATCTCTTTACCCTCTATCCATTTTGATGAATTATCTTTTGCACTTGCTAAAATTTCATCTTTTGTAGCACTTGGACTAACTTCTATTTCACATCTTTTTTTACCATTGATTGTTACAGCAAGGATAATTGAGTCTAAAGTAAATACTTCTTCTTTTACTTCAAGTTTATCATCAAAATTCTTTCTAGCAAAAAGTTTATCTGCTAATTCCCAAGAAAGGTGAGGAATAATAGGTTCTAAAATATTTGTTAAAATATAATAACCCTCTGCCCATACAAGTTCATTATCTTGAGCTTGAAGAGCATTCATAGCTTCCATTGATGCAGCAATTAAAGTATTAAAAGCATAAGTTTTTGCAAATACATCATTTGATTTTTCTAAGGCTTCATAAACTTTCTTTCTAGCTTCTTTCTCTTCTTTATTTAAAGTTGAATGGTCAATATTTGAGAAGTTTTTAGCAGCATCTTCACTTACATGAGAACTTCTTTCTGCAAATTTTCTAATAAATCTAAATGCTCCATCAACAGCAGAATCATTCCATTCTAACTCTTTTGTTGGTGGTGCAGCAAAAAGAATAAATAATCTTGCTGTATCTGCCCCATATTTTTCAACAATTAAATCAGGGTCTACAACATTACCTTTTGATTTAGACATTTTTGCACCATCTTTTAAAACCATACCTTGAGTAAGTAATCTTTTAAATGGCTCCCTTGAATTTGTATACTCTAAATCATTTAATACTTTTGTGAAAAATCTAGCATATAAAAGGTGTAAAATTGCATGTTCAATCCCACCAATATATTGGTCAACATCCATCCAATAATCAGAATCAGCTTGACTAATTCCCTCTTTATTCCATTTTTTTGGATTTGTTGCATATCTTAAAAAATACCAAGATGATTGAACAAAAGTATCTAGTGTATCAGTTTCTCTTATTGCATCTTTACCACAATTTGGACATTTACAATGTTTCCAAGTAGGATGTGTATCAAGGGGATTTCCTTCACCTGTAATCTCCACATCTTCTGGAAGTGCAATTGGTAAATTCTTGATTTTTTCTGGAACTAAACCACAATCATCACAATGAACAAAAGGGATTGGAGCTCCCCAGTATCTTTGTCTTGAAACACCCCAATCTCTTAATTTAAAATTGATTTGTTTTACCCCATTAGAGTTTTGTTCAAAGTGGTAAATAATAGCTTTTTTTGCTTTTGTATTTTTAAGACCTGTAAAGCTTTCAGAGTTGATTAATTCACCCTCACCTGTGTAAGCTTCTGTCATTCTTTCAATTAATCCATCTGGTCCAACAATAACTTGTTTTATTGGTAAATCATATTCTCTAGCAAATTCAAAGTCTCTTTGGTCATGAGCTGGAACTGCCATAACAGCTCCACCACCATATGATGCTAATACAAAGTTTGCAACCCATACAGGGATTTTTTCAGCGGTTAAAGGATGGATAACATCAATCTCTAATGAAACCCCTTGCTTAGGCATAGTAGCTCTATCCCGTTCACTTACCTTTTGCATAGCTTTGATTTTATTTATTTTTTCTTCAGATAAAAGTTTATTTTCAACTATATATTTTACAATTGGGTGTTCTGGAGCTAAAGCCGAATATGAAACACCATAAATTGTATCTGGTCTTGTTGTAAATACATTATATGAAGTAAAGTTTTTATTTAATTTATATCTTGAATCTTTTGATAAATCAAAAGTAAATTCTAAACCTTCACTTCTTCCAATCCAGTTTTCTTGCATAGTTAAAACTTGAGAAGGCCATTCTCCCTCTAAAGATTTTAAATCATCTAATAATTCTTGGGCATATTTTGTAATTGCAACATAATATCCTGGCATCTCTTTTTGCTCAACAGGTGTGTCACATCTCCAACAACAACCCTCTTCAACTTGTTCATTTGCTAAAACAGTATGACATGGTTCGCACCAATTTACAGTTGTAGATTTTCTGTATAAAAGATCTTTTTCATACATTTTAATAATGAATTCTTGTTCCCACTTTGTATAAAGTTCGTCAGAAGTTGCAAATTCTCTAGTACTTGAAAATGAAAGACCTAAAGCCTTTAACTCATCTCTCATATAATCTATATTTTCATAAGTCCATTTTTTTGGATGAAGTTTATGTTTAATTGCTGCATTTTCTGCTGGCATACCAAAACTATCCCAACCAATTGGGTGTAAAACATTATAATTT is part of the Arcobacter arenosus genome and harbors:
- a CDS encoding Mur ligase family protein — protein: MDFKTASLKEVLSHKTMYYEKIDFSIVKKSFHLISKYITLPYVIHIVGTNGKGSIGRFLAHYLNKKSYKTLHYSSPHILKFNERIWINGKDSSDFELDFANKKLQKYLPINLLEKLTYFEYTTLLAFILCDGFDYIVLEAGLGGEFDATNVVKNDLSLITTIDLDHQAFLGNSIEQIAKTKMRSVDRKMIIGYQIHDEVYGVANSLVKELKDEFDKDILIQNVKQFDKYQLNNKFANYLKLNLHLVIETLNELKIDIDTKLFDDVELFGRCQKITPNITIDVGHNPLAAKVLVKEFENKKVNLIYNSYKDKDFQTVLSILKPIISKITILELNDKRIVDKNNLLEICKNLNIIIKYNLEIKKDEEYLVFGSFLVVEKFIKDMGFNER
- the leuS gene encoding leucine--tRNA ligase codes for the protein MEYNPKDIENKWQSYWNENNSFEPDDSYKKEKKYILSMFPYPSGRIHMGHVRNYCLGDAFARYFRKANYNVLHPIGWDSFGMPAENAAIKHKLHPKKWTYENIDYMRDELKALGLSFSSTREFATSDELYTKWEQEFIIKMYEKDLLYRKSTTVNWCEPCHTVLANEQVEEGCCWRCDTPVEQKEMPGYYVAITKYAQELLDDLKSLEGEWPSQVLTMQENWIGRSEGLEFTFDLSKDSRYKLNKNFTSYNVFTTRPDTIYGVSYSALAPEHPIVKYIVENKLLSEEKINKIKAMQKVSERDRATMPKQGVSLEIDVIHPLTAEKIPVWVANFVLASYGGGAVMAVPAHDQRDFEFAREYDLPIKQVIVGPDGLIERMTEAYTGEGELINSESFTGLKNTKAKKAIIYHFEQNSNGVKQINFKLRDWGVSRQRYWGAPIPFVHCDDCGLVPEKIKNLPIALPEDVEITGEGNPLDTHPTWKHCKCPNCGKDAIRETDTLDTFVQSSWYFLRYATNPKKWNKEGISQADSDYWMDVDQYIGGIEHAILHLLYARFFTKVLNDLEYTNSREPFKRLLTQGMVLKDGAKMSKSKGNVVDPDLIVEKYGADTARLFILFAAPPTKELEWNDSAVDGAFRFIRKFAERSSHVSEDAAKNFSNIDHSTLNKEEKEARKKVYEALEKSNDVFAKTYAFNTLIAASMEAMNALQAQDNELVWAEGYYILTNILEPIIPHLSWELADKLFARKNFDDKLEVKEEVFTLDSIILAVTINGKKRCEIEVSPSATKDEILASAKDNSSKWIEGKEIIKEIVVPNKLVNLVIKG
- a CDS encoding M23 family metallopeptidase, with the translated sequence MKDRLIITISDVKGTRAFNIHQIAKKLIVLIILVTTLIIAGAFWFIKELNEEMDDLKTQKEREIELKEIEIETLNEKEKKLQAQNQFYSMQIKGKVEDIEALSSKLDHIEEMIGLKNVEDKKEEISKETLKSISEKLKLFMLTTIPSGAPLKESTITSRYGYRVHPITKKKTFHKGIDLRAKRKTPVYSTADGVVSFVQSKDRGGFGRVIKIQHNFGFQTVYAHLNKTNVKVGDIIRKNQEIGLSGNSGSSTAPHLHYEIRFGSMVLNPREFIRWDFKTYETIFKKERRIQWESLVRLINEQYRMVQQL
- the lptE gene encoding LPS assembly lipoprotein LptE, encoding MKLSQLLVSFFLVLFLTACGYKPSTTYVKKELGEKIFVNLIIDLRDPRNTVLIKDAMNELLVHRLDSKLVYDRKLADTIMDLKLSAVSLQVLQDDDSGYNKLYKAVVKIAVDYDNGLNKKSFSVSGDYDFSIDSGTTITDTRRFEAIKSAASEALEDVISTIAVQSFKK